One window from the genome of Candidatus Margulisiibacteriota bacterium encodes:
- a CDS encoding phenylacetate--CoA ligase translates to MIWNKKDETLPSDELKKLQSKRLQTLVKRVYENVPFYKKKMDELKVKPSDIKSIKDISKLPFTTKDDMRDTYPLGLLAMDKKNIVEIHTSSGTTGKPVVDAYTQNDIDLWSEVMARTLSMGGVTKNDIVQNAYGYGLFTGGLGVHYGARRIGAMVIPISGGNSVRQLTVMKDFKSTTLACTPSYCLYLAEVAKDEGFDLKKMNLKVGYFGAEPWSESMRKEIEAKLYLKAIDIYGLTEIIGPGVASECDKQDGLHIYEDHFYPEIINPTTGEVLKDGEKGELVITTLTKEGTPILRYRTRDITYLMPKLCSCGRTARKMHRLLGRTDDMLIIRGVNVFPSQIEQVLLKVEGIEPHYLLIVDRKSQLDYLEVNVEMNDKIFSDEIKKLEKIEKKIEHELHSALGVHTRVKLVEPKSIQRSEGKAKRIIDKRQI, encoded by the coding sequence ATGATCTGGAATAAAAAAGACGAAACACTTCCCAGCGACGAATTAAAAAAACTTCAATCCAAACGTCTGCAAACTTTAGTAAAAAGAGTTTATGAGAACGTTCCTTTTTACAAAAAAAAGATGGATGAGTTAAAAGTTAAACCGTCAGACATAAAATCCATTAAGGACATTTCCAAGCTCCCTTTTACCACAAAAGATGATATGCGTGACACATATCCGCTCGGACTTCTGGCAATGGATAAAAAAAATATAGTAGAAATCCATACCTCATCAGGAACAACCGGGAAACCTGTTGTGGACGCTTATACCCAAAATGATATAGACCTCTGGTCGGAAGTCATGGCCAGAACGCTAAGTATGGGTGGAGTGACAAAGAATGACATTGTACAAAATGCTTATGGTTACGGCTTATTTACCGGCGGGCTGGGCGTGCATTATGGGGCCAGACGGATCGGAGCCATGGTTATTCCTATTTCCGGAGGCAATTCAGTCCGTCAGCTTACTGTAATGAAAGATTTCAAGTCCACAACTCTGGCCTGCACCCCGTCATATTGTCTGTACCTTGCTGAAGTAGCCAAAGATGAAGGTTTTGACTTAAAAAAAATGAATTTGAAGGTAGGTTATTTCGGCGCTGAACCATGGAGCGAAAGTATGCGTAAAGAAATTGAAGCCAAATTATATCTTAAGGCAATTGATATTTATGGTCTTACAGAAATTATCGGGCCGGGAGTGGCTTCCGAATGTGACAAACAAGATGGCCTGCACATTTATGAAGACCATTTTTACCCGGAAATTATTAATCCGACAACGGGCGAAGTCTTAAAAGACGGCGAAAAAGGAGAGTTAGTTATAACTACACTGACCAAAGAAGGTACTCCTATTCTGCGTTATCGCACCAGGGACATTACTTATTTAATGCCCAAACTCTGCTCTTGCGGCAGAACAGCCAGAAAAATGCACAGACTGCTGGGCAGAACCGACGATATGCTTATTATCAGGGGTGTAAACGTCTTCCCTTCCCAAATAGAACAGGTTTTATTGAAAGTAGAAGGTATAGAACCACATTATTTATTGATTGTAGACAGAAAAAGCCAACTGGATTATCTGGAAGTAAATGTAGAAATGAATGATAAAATTTTTTCTGATGAAATTAAAAAGCTGGAAAAAATTGAGAAAAAGATAGAACATGAGCTGCATTCAGCCCTGGGAGTACATACCAGGGTAAAACTTGTCGAACCGAAAAGTATTCAGCGAAGCGAAGGTAAGGCGAAGCGTATCATAGATAAAAGACAAATTTAA
- a CDS encoding class I SAM-dependent methyltransferase: MQPVKKSNIPTDGIKYIKEFKDTVDSLDKYLKQTKKSCDAFDKQNPQLKINKKLTALKAHKVFENIDSYSKKLYILSKKNTDNDIYEHNKKYLQDKIVKYFICSPINKHMLEKPLGYPGDYLLTNMIYDLCDQEISNSSFANIIHKYVYHLPIIQSNLERKQYLKEKIKSMALKKKGTLKVASFVCGPANEITELVKEGLKISCQFYLIDFENKALDYIKKEIAKIENSKKKNIKVTLLNYDLKHIILNKIDPELRDFDLIYSFGFFDYLKDNFSKNMIKNFIQLLNKRGSVILINANDNENVFHKTYYEMLGEWVFYHRSREEMLSWIPDNIKNDFIIKFDNIKHDGYHIMVLSKK; encoded by the coding sequence ATGCAACCTGTGAAGAAATCTAATATACCAACTGATGGAATAAAATATATCAAAGAATTTAAGGATACGGTTGACAGTCTGGATAAATATTTAAAGCAAACAAAAAAATCCTGTGATGCGTTTGATAAACAAAATCCACAACTGAAAATTAATAAAAAACTTACAGCACTAAAGGCTCATAAAGTATTTGAAAATATAGATTCATATAGTAAAAAATTGTATATTTTATCAAAAAAAAATACTGACAACGACATCTATGAACACAACAAGAAATATCTACAGGACAAGATTGTTAAGTATTTTATTTGTTCTCCGATAAATAAACATATGTTGGAAAAACCATTAGGATATCCTGGTGATTACCTTTTAACAAATATGATTTACGATCTGTGCGATCAGGAAATAAGTAATAGCAGTTTTGCCAACATCATACATAAATATGTATATCATTTGCCGATAATTCAATCCAATCTGGAGAGAAAACAATATCTTAAAGAAAAGATAAAGAGCATGGCTTTGAAAAAAAAGGGTACGCTCAAGGTCGCAAGTTTTGTTTGTGGTCCTGCCAATGAAATTACAGAATTGGTAAAAGAAGGATTAAAAATCTCATGTCAGTTCTATTTGATAGATTTTGAAAATAAAGCACTGGATTATATTAAAAAAGAGATTGCCAAAATAGAAAATTCCAAGAAAAAAAACATTAAAGTAACCTTGTTAAATTATGACCTGAAACATATTATACTAAATAAGATTGACCCTGAATTGCGGGATTTTGATTTAATATATTCTTTTGGTTTTTTTGATTATTTGAAGGACAATTTCAGTAAGAACATGATAAAGAATTTTATTCAACTTTTAAATAAAAGAGGTTCAGTTATTTTAATCAATGCAAATGATAATGAAAATGTTTTCCATAAGACCTATTATGAAATGCTTGGTGAATGGGTTTTTTACCATCGTTCCAGGGAAGAGATGCTTAGCTGGATACCTGATAATATTAAAAACGATTTCATAATTAAATTTGATAATATAAAACACGACGGGTATCATATAATGGTTCTTTCAAAAAAGTAG
- a CDS encoding phenylacetate--CoA ligase, with the protein MAKKSSQFWEKEIETMSRSDLKKHQLSRLNTTVRQAKKSHFYKDILKKSKISSLKSLKDIERFPFTGKEDMRKHFPYGFLAVPLQKCVRLHSSSGTTGNPTVVFHSKKDIDKWANLVARCMYMSGVRPGDVFQNTMGHGLFTGGLGFHYGAEKLGALTIPVGPGNSKRQIWFMKTFNTVCIHILPSYALRLSSSFAEEKINPKKDLAVKIAFVGAEPHSEALRQQIQDLWGIKAYNSYGLSEMCGPGVAFECKEQQHMHIWEDSFYPEIIDPETGKVLKDGEEGELVLTTLDREAMPLIRYRTRDLTRIIAEPCACGRTHRRIERIKGRSDDMMIINGVNLFPIQIERTIMKFPGIGNNYKIEIHKEKFMDRIHVFIEVHESIFKGSLYELEDLRNNIHDALHTECGVTPKVKLVEPGSIPASEGKAQRVFDLRSSGKDES; encoded by the coding sequence ATGGCTAAAAAATCATCACAATTCTGGGAAAAAGAAATTGAAACAATGAGTCGTTCCGACTTAAAGAAACATCAACTTTCCAGATTAAACACAACAGTCAGACAGGCAAAAAAATCTCATTTCTATAAAGATATTTTAAAAAAAAGTAAAATATCTTCTCTGAAATCCCTGAAAGATATTGAGCGGTTCCCTTTTACCGGCAAAGAAGATATGCGCAAACATTTCCCTTATGGATTTCTTGCTGTTCCCCTGCAAAAGTGCGTCAGGCTGCATTCTTCTTCAGGCACCACAGGTAATCCGACTGTAGTTTTTCATAGTAAAAAAGATATAGATAAATGGGCCAACCTGGTAGCCAGGTGCATGTATATGTCCGGTGTAAGACCGGGTGATGTTTTTCAGAATACAATGGGACATGGTTTGTTTACCGGAGGATTGGGATTTCATTATGGCGCGGAAAAGCTGGGCGCTCTAACTATTCCTGTAGGGCCGGGCAATAGCAAAAGACAAATATGGTTTATGAAAACCTTTAATACTGTTTGCATACACATTTTACCAAGTTATGCGCTGCGTCTTTCTTCATCTTTTGCGGAGGAAAAAATTAATCCTAAAAAAGATTTAGCCGTAAAAATTGCCTTCGTTGGCGCTGAACCGCATTCCGAGGCGCTACGCCAGCAAATTCAGGATTTATGGGGTATTAAAGCCTATAATTCTTACGGCCTTTCAGAAATGTGCGGGCCCGGTGTAGCTTTTGAATGTAAAGAACAACAACATATGCACATCTGGGAAGACAGTTTCTATCCGGAAATAATCGATCCGGAAACCGGCAAAGTTCTGAAGGATGGAGAAGAAGGAGAACTTGTGCTGACAACGTTAGACAGAGAAGCTATGCCGCTTATTCGCTACAGGACCAGAGATTTAACCAGAATCATTGCCGAACCATGTGCCTGCGGACGTACGCACCGCAGGATTGAAAGGATCAAAGGCCGTTCCGATGATATGATGATCATTAACGGCGTAAATCTTTTCCCCATTCAGATCGAACGTACAATCATGAAATTTCCCGGCATCGGTAATAATTACAAAATTGAAATTCATAAAGAAAAATTCATGGACAGGATCCATGTTTTTATTGAGGTGCACGAATCAATTTTTAAGGGTTCTTTATACGAACTGGAAGATCTTAGGAACAATATCCATGACGCCTTGCATACCGAATGCGGTGTCACACCCAAGGTAAAACTGGTTGAACCCGGCAGTATCCCTGCTTCAGAAGGTAAAGCTCAAAGAGTATTTGATCTCAGAAGCTCAGGAAAGGATGAATCATGA
- a CDS encoding ACT domain-containing protein, with the protein MKHHLMVFVENKPGKLEKVTQILADNNINIKFISVSSLGEFGIIKIIVDDTDKGLKVLKKENFTVSKRNILVSVLQDKPGELHKLLKFLSARNINLDDCYGYPLQQKDKIAMVIESDKYPEIKNILADHGYEIL; encoded by the coding sequence ATGAAACATCATTTAATGGTTTTTGTAGAAAATAAACCGGGCAAACTGGAAAAGGTTACTCAGATTTTAGCTGACAACAATATTAACATAAAATTTATTTCCGTATCCAGTCTGGGCGAATTCGGTATTATAAAAATTATTGTGGATGATACGGACAAAGGTCTAAAAGTCTTAAAAAAAGAAAACTTTACCGTATCCAAACGTAATATTCTGGTAAGTGTTTTGCAAGACAAGCCTGGGGAACTGCATAAATTACTGAAATTCTTGTCTGCCCGCAACATTAATCTGGATGATTGCTATGGCTACCCTCTGCAGCAAAAAGACAAAATAGCCATGGTCATTGAGTCTGACAAATATCCTGAAATCAAGAACATACTAGCCGATCACGGTTACGAAATTTTATAA
- a CDS encoding sodium:solute symporter family protein — protein MNISVLAIIIVLYLLVMAYLGFLGYTQTKNAKDYLVAGRSVHPMIMAISYGATFISTSAIVGFGGVAGMFGMGLLWLTFLNILVGIFIAFVFFGKRVRKMGHNLEAHTFPEFLGKRFQSSFIQKASGLIIFCSMPLYTSVVLIGGARFMQQTLNINYEISLLIFALVVAAYVIAGGIKGVMYTDAMQGVIMFVGMSVLLVFTYMKLGGITAAHQALTNLAPLVPEKLAKIGHLGWTSMPAFGSPWWWTLVSTIVAGVGIGVLAQPQLVVRFMTVKSNRELNRAVAIGGVFILAMTGVAFVVGALSNVFFYNTTGKISIAVAKGNVDLIIPNFINAALPSWFVYLFMLTLLAAAMSTLSSQFHAMGTSIGRDFLEKIFKFKENSILVNRIGIIVAILVSLILGYKLPESIIAPGTAIFFGICAATFLPAYCAAIFSKRVTKQAAVSSIIIGFLSSVFCLLFLHKKEAAALGVCKMIFGKEVLIAKMPWPVVDPIALALPVAIVVLILVTMVTKVKDKKHIEASFEGIK, from the coding sequence ATGAACATAAGTGTATTAGCAATTATTATTGTTTTATATTTGCTGGTTATGGCCTATTTAGGATTCCTGGGCTATACCCAGACAAAAAACGCTAAGGACTATCTGGTAGCCGGTCGTTCTGTACACCCCATGATAATGGCTATTTCCTACGGAGCAACATTCATCAGCACATCGGCTATCGTAGGGTTCGGCGGTGTAGCAGGAATGTTCGGTATGGGGCTTTTATGGCTGACATTTCTGAATATACTGGTCGGTATTTTTATCGCCTTTGTATTTTTTGGAAAACGCGTTAGAAAAATGGGACACAATCTGGAAGCCCATACATTTCCTGAATTTTTAGGTAAAAGGTTCCAGTCTTCATTTATTCAAAAAGCTTCAGGGTTAATTATTTTTTGTTCTATGCCCCTTTATACTTCTGTAGTATTAATCGGAGGCGCAAGATTTATGCAGCAGACACTGAATATTAATTACGAAATCTCTTTATTGATATTTGCTCTGGTAGTGGCTGCCTATGTTATAGCCGGAGGTATCAAAGGTGTAATGTATACCGATGCAATGCAGGGAGTAATCATGTTCGTCGGTATGAGCGTACTACTTGTATTTACCTATATGAAACTGGGCGGTATCACAGCTGCTCACCAGGCACTTACCAATCTGGCTCCGCTGGTACCTGAAAAACTGGCAAAAATAGGACATTTAGGGTGGACATCAATGCCCGCTTTCGGTTCACCATGGTGGTGGACGCTGGTATCTACAATCGTAGCAGGTGTGGGTATAGGTGTTCTCGCCCAGCCACAACTTGTGGTCCGGTTCATGACTGTAAAAAGCAACAGAGAATTAAATAGAGCTGTAGCAATAGGCGGGGTTTTCATTCTGGCCATGACCGGTGTAGCGTTTGTAGTGGGAGCTCTTTCCAATGTTTTCTTTTACAACACAACCGGCAAAATATCGATTGCTGTAGCCAAAGGAAACGTGGACCTGATCATACCTAATTTTATCAATGCCGCACTGCCCAGTTGGTTCGTTTACCTGTTTATGTTGACCCTGCTGGCAGCCGCTATGTCCACACTAAGTTCACAATTCCATGCCATGGGCACATCAATAGGGCGTGATTTTCTGGAAAAAATCTTTAAGTTTAAAGAAAATTCCATACTGGTAAATCGTATCGGGATCATCGTAGCTATTCTGGTAAGTTTAATACTGGGATATAAACTTCCTGAAAGCATTATTGCTCCGGGAACAGCGATATTTTTCGGAATATGTGCTGCTACATTTCTTCCGGCTTACTGCGCTGCAATTTTTTCCAAAAGAGTTACTAAACAGGCTGCAGTGTCCAGTATTATTATCGGTTTTTTAAGCAGTGTTTTTTGCCTTCTTTTTCTCCATAAAAAAGAAGCGGCAGCTCTGGGGGTTTGTAAAATGATCTTCGGTAAAGAAGTTCTGATTGCGAAAATGCCCTGGCCTGTAGTAGATCCAATAGCTTTAGCATTACCTGTAGCAATTGTTGTTTTGATTCTGGTAACCATGGTTACCAAGGTTAAAGACAAAAAACATATAGAAGCAAGCTTTGAAGGTATTAAGTAA
- a CDS encoding response regulator, producing MENTSLDDIVKQKSSQYADKIDELLQQETVPSSAVEQIHNIPRDTIMVVDDDNSQLLSIQKILSSDYKLVLCDRGRKAIETYEQEQEHIFTILLDIRLPDMDGFEVFKQLKEKNPNIPIIFITGYQSTYGDGFEIYKKYRPHGYIVKNHENEMNMIRDTLANAVDTYKRIIELEKSRTVTVRNKMMAGLMHDLKNMFTPILMIPDLIITLGEMQQTDKVNELIMNLKNSVDFYAANQQILFNYAKGENIRLNLSVYNIKKLFEEFLNMVRVQFEDKLEILTDYKYDGDIKTDKNILCCQVLLNIIKNAKEAFYGYGSGKGKVNIEVFRYDQYITQYGDRAKFDNRNNEDIVLVLSDNGPGIPKEVEDKMFEAYISYGKKEGTGLGTWMIRNGIVDLLKGEVVLVNKVGEGVSYHIWLPQSETLVSLN from the coding sequence ATGGAAAATACTTCTTTAGATGATATAGTAAAACAAAAAAGTTCGCAGTATGCAGACAAGATTGATGAGTTGCTGCAACAGGAAACTGTGCCTTCTTCTGCAGTGGAACAAATTCACAATATCCCCAGAGATACTATTATGGTGGTTGATGACGACAATTCCCAGCTTCTTTCAATACAGAAGATACTTAGTTCTGACTATAAGCTTGTTCTTTGTGACCGTGGACGTAAGGCAATTGAAACATATGAGCAGGAGCAGGAACATATTTTTACTATTCTGCTGGATATACGTCTGCCGGACATGGATGGATTTGAAGTATTTAAACAGTTGAAGGAAAAAAACCCCAATATACCTATTATATTTATTACCGGCTATCAGAGCACTTATGGTGATGGTTTTGAGATCTATAAAAAATACCGGCCACACGGCTATATTGTAAAAAATCATGAAAATGAAATGAATATGATCCGCGATACACTCGCAAACGCGGTTGACACATATAAGCGCATAATCGAACTGGAAAAATCGCGGACTGTTACTGTGCGTAATAAAATGATGGCCGGTCTTATGCATGATTTGAAAAATATGTTTACTCCAATTCTTATGATTCCCGACCTGATTATTACACTGGGTGAAATGCAGCAGACCGACAAGGTCAACGAATTAATAATGAATCTCAAAAATTCCGTGGATTTTTATGCCGCCAATCAGCAGATTTTGTTTAATTACGCAAAAGGTGAGAATATCCGTCTGAACTTGTCCGTATATAATATTAAAAAACTTTTCGAAGAATTTTTAAATATGGTACGCGTACAATTTGAAGATAAATTGGAAATTCTTACAGATTATAAATATGACGGTGATATTAAAACCGATAAAAATATTTTGTGTTGTCAGGTTTTATTAAACATAATTAAAAATGCCAAAGAAGCGTTTTATGGGTACGGTTCGGGCAAAGGGAAGGTTAATATCGAAGTTTTTAGATATGATCAGTACATAACCCAATACGGAGATCGGGCCAAATTTGATAATAGAAATAATGAGGACATAGTTCTGGTGCTAAGCGATAATGGACCGGGTATACCTAAAGAAGTAGAGGATAAGATGTTTGAGGCTTATATTTCTTATGGGAAAAAAGAAGGCACAGGGCTGGGTACCTGGATGATTAGGAACGGGATTGTTGACCTGCTCAAAGGAGAGGTCGTTCTTGTTAACAAAGTAGGAGAGGGTGTGTCCTATCACATCTGGTTGCCGCAGTCGGAAACACTGGTCTCTTTGAATTAA
- a CDS encoding ACT domain-containing protein: protein MKIKQISVFIENKTGRLHDVAKVLSDNKINIRALSLAETSDFGVLRMIVDKPDEAVKVIKTNNFTVKITEVVAVEVPDKIGGLAGVLKIVDSASINIEYMYAFVEKKHENAILIFRFDKLGDVLETLKKKGLKILTEKEVLSL, encoded by the coding sequence ATGAAGATTAAACAAATTTCCGTATTTATTGAGAACAAGACCGGCCGCCTGCATGACGTAGCAAAAGTATTAAGCGATAATAAAATCAATATCCGTGCTTTGTCATTAGCCGAAACATCTGACTTCGGCGTTCTCAGGATGATAGTGGACAAGCCCGATGAAGCAGTAAAAGTTATTAAAACCAATAATTTCACAGTCAAGATAACTGAAGTCGTTGCAGTGGAGGTTCCTGACAAGATCGGTGGCCTGGCAGGAGTTTTGAAAATTGTGGACAGCGCCAGTATAAATATTGAATATATGTATGCGTTTGTAGAAAAAAAACATGAAAACGCCATACTAATTTTCCGCTTTGACAAACTCGGGGACGTATTAGAGACATTGAAGAAGAAGGGGTTAAAAATTTTGACAGAAAAGGAAGTTTTGTCTCTATAA
- a CDS encoding indolepyruvate oxidoreductase subunit beta, with amino-acid sequence MNKPVNLLMVGVGGQGIILASDIIALAAIKAGYDAKKNEIHGMSQRGGSVFSHIRYGEKIYSPVIPEGQTDILVSLEEMETLRWLKYTNKKTKIIYFKNEILPANVQEYPKGIEQAINKSFPNVYIIKPEELKEKISSPKYLNTVLCGFLSNFLNLSKGQWIAAIKDKVPKETYELNLQAFETGTKLKT; translated from the coding sequence ATGAATAAACCCGTAAATTTATTAATGGTCGGAGTTGGCGGTCAGGGAATAATCCTGGCCAGTGACATTATCGCGCTGGCGGCAATTAAGGCCGGATATGACGCCAAAAAAAATGAAATACATGGAATGAGCCAGAGAGGCGGCTCGGTTTTCAGCCATATCCGCTATGGTGAGAAGATATATTCACCTGTTATACCGGAAGGCCAAACTGATATTCTTGTTTCGCTGGAAGAAATGGAAACTCTGCGCTGGCTTAAATATACCAATAAAAAAACCAAAATTATTTACTTCAAGAATGAAATTTTACCCGCTAATGTTCAGGAATATCCAAAAGGAATTGAACAAGCAATTAATAAAAGTTTTCCGAATGTCTATATTATAAAACCTGAAGAACTAAAAGAAAAAATTAGCAGCCCTAAATACCTTAATACTGTTCTTTGCGGTTTTCTTTCCAATTTTCTAAACCTATCTAAAGGCCAGTGGATAGCAGCTATTAAAGACAAAGTCCCCAAAGAAACCTATGAACTAAACCTTCAGGCTTTTGAAACAGGAACAAAACTGAAAACATAA
- a CDS encoding tetratricopeptide repeat protein, with protein sequence MIKKTLFSAIVFLFSYSLAMNTESTNTFQKANDFYKNEQYIEALMLYKKLVNEGVYSVGLYFNMGNAYFKLKDFINSRYYYEKAYLYSPNDKSIAHNLALVKVNFQDREDKKADFIQNSYSLLKNSLSLDSIIWCYLILLTLFLLSLLFYRHSRKKIINVRRLSYMLFGLLLLFFLLTYSRVSYFFSPDQALVYIDRVEVKSGPSDDLATLFIIHQGAKVRVIQKNDSWINIEYTRQLNGWIPAKSIKVI encoded by the coding sequence ATGATTAAAAAAACATTATTTTCAGCAATTGTATTTTTATTTAGTTATTCTCTGGCAATGAACACAGAAAGTACGAATACGTTTCAAAAAGCGAATGATTTCTATAAAAATGAGCAGTATATCGAAGCTCTTATGCTTTATAAGAAACTTGTTAATGAGGGAGTTTATTCAGTCGGACTATATTTTAATATGGGTAATGCGTACTTTAAATTAAAAGATTTCATTAACAGTCGTTATTATTATGAGAAAGCCTATTTATATAGCCCTAATGACAAGTCAATCGCTCATAATCTGGCACTTGTTAAAGTTAATTTCCAAGACAGGGAAGATAAGAAGGCAGATTTTATTCAAAATTCCTATTCTCTGTTAAAAAACAGTTTATCCCTGGATAGTATAATATGGTGTTATCTTATATTGTTAACCTTGTTCTTGTTGAGTTTATTATTCTATAGACATTCCCGAAAAAAAATTATAAATGTCCGTAGATTATCTTATATGCTGTTTGGTCTGTTGTTATTGTTTTTTTTATTAACATACTCGCGCGTATCATATTTTTTTAGTCCTGATCAGGCTTTGGTTTACATCGACAGGGTAGAGGTTAAAAGCGGTCCGTCCGATGATCTGGCCACGTTGTTTATTATACATCAGGGGGCGAAAGTCAGGGTTATTCAAAAAAATGATAGCTGGATAAATATTGAATATACCAGGCAACTTAATGGCTGGATACCGGCTAAATCCATAAAAGTAATCTAA
- a CDS encoding thiamine pyrophosphate-dependent enzyme — protein MTTKQLLSGNEAIARGAYEAGATVGTGYPGTPSTEILENFVRYPDVYCEWSVNEKVALEVAIGASLAGARTLVTMKHVGVNVAADPLFTLSYIGIKGGLVIVSADDPDMHSSQNEQDNRHYALAAKIPMLEPADSQEAKEFTKLAFKLSEKYDTPVFIRSVTRLAHTNSIVSHSKPTNRPLPQGFERNIKKYVMIPAFARLRHLEVEKRLALIAKESNELSINQTEINDKKTGFITSGVNYHYLKEIYPEATILKLGMIYPLPVEKIKKFCKIMKRVIIVEDLDPFLETLIKAMGITNVQGKKLFPLTGELNPDIIRGSLSTNKSSPVSINIDIPNRPPALCPGCPHRQVFNVLKKLKLTVSGDIGCYTLGVLPPFSAMDTCIDMGASIGVAQGIEIASNRKKKNTVVAVLGDSTFAHSGITGLLNAAYNGRHSLIIVLDNGTTAMTGMQPNPSSGETISGNPTIQIDYHKLGESMGLDQDNIREVNAYKEDEIEKNITKLLTSEKLSLLVIKGLCVIFKTRRIKQLKKGK, from the coding sequence ATGACTACTAAACAATTACTTTCAGGCAATGAAGCAATAGCTCGTGGCGCTTATGAAGCCGGAGCGACCGTGGGAACCGGCTATCCTGGTACACCTTCCACAGAAATTCTGGAAAACTTTGTCCGTTATCCGGATGTTTATTGTGAATGGTCTGTGAATGAAAAAGTAGCACTGGAAGTGGCCATCGGCGCCTCACTTGCTGGAGCAAGAACACTGGTTACCATGAAACATGTTGGGGTAAATGTGGCGGCCGATCCGCTTTTTACTCTTTCCTATATCGGAATTAAAGGCGGACTGGTAATAGTATCCGCCGATGATCCGGACATGCATTCATCGCAAAATGAACAGGATAACAGACATTATGCTCTTGCCGCTAAAATTCCCATGCTTGAACCGGCAGATTCCCAGGAAGCCAAGGAATTTACTAAACTGGCATTCAAGCTCAGTGAAAAATATGATACCCCTGTTTTCATCAGATCAGTAACACGCCTGGCACATACAAACAGCATAGTAAGCCATAGTAAGCCCACAAACAGGCCACTACCGCAGGGATTCGAAAGAAATATAAAAAAATATGTAATGATCCCGGCGTTTGCCAGATTGCGGCATCTGGAAGTGGAAAAAAGACTAGCTTTGATCGCAAAAGAAAGTAACGAACTAAGTATTAATCAAACAGAAATAAATGATAAGAAAACCGGATTCATCACCTCTGGCGTGAATTACCATTATTTAAAGGAAATCTATCCTGAAGCTACCATTCTGAAACTGGGTATGATTTACCCCCTGCCCGTTGAAAAAATTAAAAAATTCTGCAAGATTATGAAGAGAGTTATAATCGTTGAAGACCTTGATCCGTTTCTGGAAACGCTCATTAAAGCTATGGGAATAACTAATGTGCAAGGGAAGAAATTATTTCCGCTTACCGGTGAATTAAATCCGGACATTATAAGAGGATCTTTATCAACAAATAAATCGTCACCTGTCTCCATTAATATTGATATCCCTAACCGTCCACCCGCTCTTTGCCCCGGATGCCCGCATCGTCAGGTATTTAATGTTCTGAAAAAATTAAAACTTACCGTATCAGGTGATATCGGCTGCTACACACTAGGAGTATTGCCACCGTTTAGTGCCATGGATACATGTATAGATATGGGAGCCAGTATCGGAGTGGCCCAGGGCATAGAAATAGCCAGCAACCGCAAGAAAAAAAATACCGTGGTTGCAGTACTCGGCGATTCTACCTTTGCTCATTCCGGTATAACCGGTCTGCTAAACGCCGCTTATAATGGAAGGCACTCGCTGATAATAGTTCTGGATAACGGCACTACTGCCATGACAGGCATGCAACCCAACCCTTCCTCGGGGGAAACAATCAGCGGCAACCCCACTATTCAGATTGACTATCATAAACTTGGGGAATCAATGGGACTGGACCAGGACAACATCCGCGAGGTAAATGCTTATAAAGAAGATGAAATTGAGAAAAATATAACCAAATTGCTGACTTCTGAAAAATTGTCACTACTGGTGATAAAAGGTTTATGCGTAATTTTTAAAACAAGGAGGATAAAACAACTGAAAAAAGGTAAATGA